One window of Phoenix dactylifera cultivar Barhee BC4 chromosome 5, palm_55x_up_171113_PBpolish2nd_filt_p, whole genome shotgun sequence genomic DNA carries:
- the LOC103703900 gene encoding probable inositol transporter 2: MEGGVHKADNTEFKECFSLTWKQPYILRLALSAGIGGLLFGYDTGVISGALLYIRDDFRQVDRSTVLQETIVSMAVAGAIVGAAFGGWMNDRFGRRPSILFADLLFFIGAVIMAIAPIPEIIILGRIFVGIGVGMASMTSPLYISEASPARIRGALVSTNGLLITGGQFLSYLINLAFTKTPGTWRWMLGVAGVPAVVQFILMLMLPESPRWLYRKERKEEAAEILRKIYPSHEVEKEIEALRLSIEAEIAEEGSIGGGGTFSKLKKATGSVVVRRALVAGIVVQVAQQFVGINTVMYYSPTIVQLAGFASNSTALALSLITSGLNALGSIVSIFFVDRAGRRKLLLISLVGIITCLALLSGVFFGVASHSPAVELPNPAGGNSTCPDFKPASGMTWTCMDCVKAASGCGFCAHDGDKLLPGTCLSSETDGKRLCETSSREWYTRGCPSNFGWLALIALGAYIISYSPGMGTVPWIVNSEIYPLRYRGVCGGLAAVANWVSNLIVTQTFLSLTEALGTAPTFLLFCCVSVVALVLIFLLVPETKGLQFEEVEKMLESKSYKAWEKSSVRAQS; encoded by the exons ATGGAAGGGGGCGTCCATAAAGCGGACAATACAGAATTTAAGGAATGTTTTAGTCTGACATGGAAACAGCCATACATTCTTCGCCTTGCACTCTCTGCCGGCATTGGTGGTCTTCTTTTTGGCTACGACACAG GTGTTATCTCTGGAGCACTACTATACATTCGTGATGACTTCCGACAAGTTGATAGAAGTACTGTACTCCAG GAAACCATTGTGAGCATGGCTGTAGCTGGAGCTATAGTTGGCGCTGCATTTGGTGGATGGATGAATGACAGATTTGGAAGGAGACCTTCAATACTGTTTGCTGATCTGTTGTTCTTTATTGGTGCCGTCATAATGGCTATTGCACCAATTCCTGAAATTATAATCCTGGGGAGAATCTTTGTGGGCATTGGAGTTGGGATGGCTTCCATGACTTCTCCTCTCTACATTTCTGAAGCTTCTCCTGCCAGAATTAGAGGTGCTCTTGTCAGCACTAATGGGTTACTTATTACAGGAGGACAATTTCTGTCCTACCTCATAAATCTGGCTTTCACTaag ACCCCAGGAACTTGGCGCTGGATGCTCGGTGTGGCCGGAGTTCCTGCTgttgttcagtttatattgaTGCTGATGCTTCCAGAGTCACCTAGGTGGCTGTACAGAAAG gaaagaaaagaggaagctGCAGAGATCTTGAGAAAGATATACCCGtctcatgaagttgagaaagaAATCGAAGCTTTACGGCTGTCGATTGAAGCTGAAATAGCAGAGGAAGGTTCCATTGGGGGAGGTGGCACGTTCAGCAAATTAAAGAAGGCAACAGGTAGTGTGGTTGTTCGCAGAGCGCTTGTGGCCGGCATTGTTGTGCAGGTAGCTCAGCAATTTGTGGGTATCAACACGGTTATGTATTACAGCCCCACAATAGTTCAATTGGCTGGTTTTGCTTCCAATAGCACAGCCTTGGCGCTGTCTCTCATAACCTCTGGTCTCAATGCCTTGGGTTCCATCGTCAGTATCTTCTTCGTCGACAGAGCCGGAAGGAGAAAGCTGCTTCTTATCAGTTTGGTTGGAATCATTACGTGCTTGGCCTTGCTGAGTGGTGTCTTCTTTGGAGTTGCTTCACATTCGCCGGCAGTTGAATTGCCGAATCCGGCCGGTGGAAACTCTACGTGCCCTGATTTCAAGCCGGCTTCGGGCATGACGTGGACGTGCATGGATTGCGTGAAAGCCGCCTCTGGGTGTGGATTTTGTGCTCACGATGGAGATAAA CTTCTTCCTGGGACCTGCTTGTCGTCTGAGACTGATGGAAAACGATTATGTGAAACATCAAGCCGGGAATGGTACACTCGCGGCTGCCCAAGCAACTTTGGCTGGTTGGCTCTCATTGCTCTCGGAGCATATATCATCTCCTACTCTCCGGGCATGGGCACCGTCCCTTGGATTGTCAACTCTGAGATCTACCCTCTCAGATACCGAGGAGTCTGCGGTGGGTTGGCCGCGGTGGCGAATTGGGTCTCCAATCTGATCGTCACACAGACATTCTTGAGCTTGACGGAGGCCTTAGGCACTGCGCCAACATTCCTCTTGTTCTGCTGTGTTTCCGTGGTTGCGCTCGTTCTCATTTTTTTGCTTGTGCCCGAGACCAAAGGACTGCAGTTCGAAGAGGTGGAGAAGATGCTGGAGAGTAAAAGCTACAAGGCTTGGGAGAAGAGCTCTGTCCGAGCTCAATCTTAG